The Candidatus Eisenbacteria bacterium genome window below encodes:
- the polX gene encoding DNA polymerase/3'-5' exonuclease PolX, producing the protein MDKRDVARTLSEIAVLLELKGENPFKMRAYENAARAVEGISEDLGTLIEAGTLTEIDGIGESTAQKITELWKTGHMKFYEELVDSIPHGYLEMIRVPGLGPKRVRLLGETLGIKSLAELKHAAEKGAIRELKGFGQQSEKKILEGIAFLEAGGGRRLAADVRPLAEELSKKLRKLPAVTQVEVGGSLRRWMETVKDVDLLVATEKAEEVGKAFLSFVPDATIIASGETKISVRLPDGLAVDLRLVTPEEFPFALHYFTGNVAHNIRVRSRALDRGWSLNEYALTGKKKPPPIRTEADLFAALGLAYIEPELREDRGEIEAAEKNALPDLVTLRDLKGLLHCHTTYSDGVSTLEEMARAAEEWGASYLGISDHSATARYANGLSEADLKRQHREIDAWNATSKKLRILKGAEVDILPDGALDYPDKVLSRLDFVVASIHTNLTMSEADMTQRVVRAIRNRYVGILAHPTGRLLFQREGFRIRLDEVYEAASGEGVVIEVNASPHRLDLDWREIHPAKERKIRFAVNSDAHSATGYDDLRYGIGAARKGWLTKKDVVNTLPVEKALAVLQARR; encoded by the coding sequence GTGGACAAGCGCGACGTCGCCCGCACCCTGTCGGAAATCGCCGTCCTCCTGGAGCTCAAGGGAGAAAACCCGTTCAAGATGCGGGCCTACGAGAACGCCGCCCGCGCGGTCGAGGGCATCTCCGAGGATCTCGGCACGCTCATCGAAGCGGGAACGCTGACCGAGATCGACGGCATCGGCGAGTCGACCGCTCAGAAGATCACCGAGCTCTGGAAGACCGGGCACATGAAATTCTACGAGGAGCTCGTCGATTCGATCCCGCACGGCTACCTCGAGATGATCCGCGTCCCCGGCTTGGGCCCGAAGCGGGTGCGGCTGCTCGGTGAGACCCTCGGGATCAAGTCGCTGGCGGAGCTCAAGCACGCGGCCGAGAAGGGCGCGATCCGGGAGCTCAAGGGATTCGGCCAGCAGTCCGAGAAGAAGATCCTCGAGGGGATCGCGTTCCTCGAGGCCGGCGGCGGACGCCGGCTCGCCGCCGACGTCCGGCCGCTGGCGGAGGAGCTCTCGAAGAAGCTCCGGAAGCTCCCCGCGGTGACCCAGGTGGAGGTGGGTGGGAGCCTCAGGCGGTGGATGGAGACCGTGAAGGACGTCGACCTGCTCGTCGCGACGGAGAAGGCCGAGGAAGTCGGGAAGGCGTTCCTTTCGTTCGTCCCCGACGCGACGATCATCGCTTCAGGAGAAACCAAGATTTCGGTGCGGCTCCCGGACGGGCTCGCGGTCGACCTCAGGCTCGTGACGCCGGAGGAGTTCCCGTTTGCCCTCCACTACTTCACGGGCAACGTCGCGCACAACATCCGCGTGCGGTCCCGGGCGCTGGACCGCGGATGGAGCCTCAACGAGTACGCCCTCACCGGGAAGAAGAAGCCTCCGCCGATCCGCACGGAGGCCGATCTATTCGCGGCCCTCGGGCTCGCCTACATCGAGCCGGAGCTGCGCGAGGATCGCGGCGAGATCGAGGCCGCCGAGAAGAACGCCCTGCCCGATCTGGTCACACTTCGGGATTTGAAGGGGCTCCTCCACTGCCACACGACCTACAGCGACGGCGTTTCCACGCTGGAGGAAATGGCGCGCGCTGCCGAAGAATGGGGAGCGTCCTATCTGGGCATTTCCGACCACAGCGCCACCGCTCGCTACGCGAACGGGCTCTCGGAGGCCGATCTGAAACGCCAGCACAGGGAGATCGACGCTTGGAACGCGACTTCGAAGAAGCTCCGGATCCTCAAGGGAGCCGAGGTCGACATCCTCCCGGACGGTGCGCTCGATTACCCGGATAAGGTCTTGAGCCGGCTCGATTTCGTGGTCGCGTCGATCCACACGAACTTGACGATGAGCGAGGCGGATATGACACAGCGCGTCGTCCGTGCGATCAGGAACCGGTACGTGGGCATCCTCGCGCACCCCACGGGCAGGCTGCTTTTCCAGCGGGAGGGATTCCGAATCCGGCTCGACGAGGTATACGAAGCGGCGAGCGGAGAAGGCGTGGTGATCGAGGTGAACGCGAGCCCGCACCGGCTGGATCTCGATTGGCGTGAGATTCACCCGGCGAAGGAGCGGAAGATCCGGTTCGCGGTCAACTCCGACGCCCACTCGGCCACGGGCTACGACGACCTCCGTTACGGGATCGGGGCGGCGCGCAAGGGCTGGCTTACCAAGAAGGACGTGGTCAACACGCTCCCAGTCGAGAAGGCGCTCGCCGTTCTGCAGGCTCGCCGGTGA
- a CDS encoding VOC family protein, which produces MSLPRLPATTAVGAVHLRVRDLDRAIGFYTEGLGLRLQGRVGDVARLGAWNSELLVLVEAPGAAKPRGTTGLYHFALLVPSRRDLARSLRHLIAKRVPLTGMSDHSVSESLYLSDPDGNGIEIYRDRPREEWPIVDGQLRMTTDPLDVESLLAECGPKDAPQAGLPSGTRMGHVHLHVAHLADSERFYSEILGFELRQRFGRTALFLAAGGYHHHIGLNTWAGVGAPPPPPGALGLLHFEVLLPDTGTLDGILKRLRAAGVPVTEAPGGGEAADPSGNAVRLLARPQSK; this is translated from the coding sequence CTGTCCCTACCCAGGCTCCCCGCCACGACGGCCGTCGGGGCCGTTCACCTCCGCGTGAGGGACCTGGACCGGGCGATCGGGTTCTACACCGAGGGCCTGGGCCTCAGGCTCCAGGGGCGGGTTGGGGACGTCGCCCGCCTCGGCGCCTGGAACTCGGAGCTCCTCGTGCTGGTCGAAGCCCCCGGCGCGGCCAAGCCGAGGGGGACGACGGGGCTCTACCATTTCGCTCTCCTCGTTCCGTCGCGGCGGGACCTCGCCCGCTCGCTCCGGCACCTGATCGCCAAGCGCGTGCCGCTCACCGGGATGTCCGACCATTCGGTCAGCGAATCCCTCTACCTCTCCGACCCGGACGGCAACGGGATCGAGATCTACCGCGACCGGCCGCGCGAGGAGTGGCCCATCGTTGACGGCCAATTGCGGATGACCACGGATCCGCTCGACGTGGAGAGCCTTCTGGCGGAGTGCGGGCCCAAGGACGCGCCACAGGCCGGACTCCCTTCCGGGACGCGCATGGGACACGTTCACCTTCACGTCGCGCACCTCGCCGACTCGGAGCGGTTCTATTCGGAGATCCTCGGCTTCGAGCTCCGGCAGCGCTTCGGCCGGACCGCCCTCTTCCTGGCGGCGGGCGGCTATCACCACCACATCGGGCTCAATACCTGGGCCGGCGTGGGGGCGCCGCCACCGCCACCGGGCGCTCTGGGCCTACTCCACTTCGAGGTTCTGCTCCCGGACACGGGAACCCTCGACGGAATTCTCAAACGCCTTCGCGCGGCCGGAGTCCCGGTCACCGAAGCGCCCGGCGGCGGCGAAGCGGCCGATCCATCCGGAAACGCGGTAAGGCTCCTGGCGCGGCCTCAGTCGAAATAG
- a CDS encoding metal-dependent hydrolase: MGVSITWLGHGTVLYRSEKGRSVLVDAWVDSNPACPEAAKDLKSLDLLLITHGHSDHFDDCLTLARKHEPDLVCMHEIAHYLHHKGIGKLHGMNKGGTVALRGIKVTMVHASHSSSIREGDSLYPAGEPCGYVIEFENGTRVYHAGDTAAHSDMRLIGELYQPRIAALPIGDLYTMSPLEASVAARMIGARTVIPIHHSTSPALTGTPAALREKLKDRSDIEVVEMKPGETIS; the protein is encoded by the coding sequence CTGGGGGTTTCGATCACGTGGCTCGGGCACGGTACGGTCCTCTACCGGTCCGAGAAGGGGCGCTCGGTGCTCGTGGACGCCTGGGTCGATTCGAATCCCGCCTGTCCCGAGGCGGCGAAGGACTTGAAGTCGCTCGACCTCCTGCTCATCACGCACGGGCACTCCGATCACTTCGACGACTGCCTCACGTTGGCGCGGAAACATGAGCCAGACCTCGTCTGCATGCACGAGATCGCCCATTACCTCCACCACAAGGGAATCGGGAAGCTCCACGGGATGAACAAGGGTGGAACCGTGGCGCTCCGCGGAATCAAGGTCACGATGGTCCACGCGTCCCACTCGAGCAGCATCCGCGAGGGGGATTCGCTCTACCCGGCCGGTGAGCCCTGCGGCTACGTCATCGAGTTCGAGAACGGCACGCGCGTCTATCACGCCGGGGACACGGCCGCGCACAGCGACATGAGGCTGATCGGGGAACTTTATCAGCCGCGGATCGCGGCCCTCCCGATCGGCGACCTCTACACGATGTCGCCGCTCGAAGCCTCGGTGGCCGCGCGCATGATCGGCGCCCGCACGGTCATCCCGATCCACCATTCGACCTCCCCGGCGCTGACCGGAACCCCGGCCGCGCTCCGGGAGAAACTCAAAGACCGCTCCGACATCGAGGTCGTCGAGATGAAGCCCGGCGAGACGATCTCGTGA
- the queG gene encoding tRNA epoxyqueuosine(34) reductase QueG → MRGARAGPSERGPRLEAEIRVGFPVRPPRADATTGAALPEAAAALADRIRAEATRLGFDAIGFARAEAHPDGGRLLAWLAEGRHGTMRWMARDTARRVDPGAVLARARTVISVALSYYRGGWPGDAETATLRGRIARYAWGRDYHKRVRKRLLQLTRAIRVLAPSARIVPYVDTGPMLDRGWAERAGIGWIGKNTNVILKRAGSWHFLGELITDLDLPLDAPSKNYCGSCSRCITACPTGAIVGPYQLDARRCISYLTIEHRGGIPLDLRPAIGTRIFGCDDCQEVCPWNRFATPTSNPDFAARPEQQTPELIPLLAMDEAAFTDRFQGTGLRRAGRNRFVRNVAVALGNLGDPRAIPGLRRALLEDPDRFVRGHAAWALGRIAASDATEALRAAAMSERDAEVLGEIEYALGTTTGDRSPLHATPGR, encoded by the coding sequence ATACGTGGAGCGCGAGCAGGGCCTTCGGAAAGAGGACCACGTTTGGAAGCGGAAATACGGGTTGGGTTTCCAGTTCGTCCGCCACGCGCCGATGCTACCACAGGGGCCGCGCTGCCTGAAGCCGCCGCGGCGCTCGCCGATCGCATCCGCGCGGAGGCGACGCGGCTCGGCTTTGACGCGATCGGTTTCGCGCGGGCCGAGGCGCATCCCGACGGCGGAAGGCTCCTCGCCTGGCTCGCCGAGGGGCGCCACGGAACGATGCGCTGGATGGCGCGCGACACCGCTCGGAGGGTCGACCCCGGCGCCGTTCTCGCCCGCGCGCGCACGGTGATCTCGGTCGCGCTGAGCTACTACCGCGGCGGCTGGCCGGGAGACGCCGAGACGGCGACGCTCCGGGGCAGGATCGCCCGCTATGCGTGGGGCCGCGATTATCACAAGCGCGTCCGCAAGCGGCTACTCCAGCTGACGCGCGCGATCCGCGTCTTGGCGCCGTCCGCCCGCATCGTCCCCTACGTCGACACCGGTCCGATGCTCGACCGCGGGTGGGCGGAGCGAGCGGGCATCGGCTGGATCGGGAAGAACACGAACGTGATCTTGAAGCGGGCCGGCTCGTGGCATTTCCTCGGCGAGCTCATCACCGACCTCGATCTCCCGCTCGATGCGCCGTCGAAGAACTATTGCGGCTCCTGCTCCCGCTGCATCACCGCCTGCCCCACCGGCGCGATCGTGGGGCCCTACCAGCTGGACGCCCGGCGCTGCATCAGCTACCTGACCATCGAGCACCGGGGCGGAATCCCGCTCGATCTGCGACCCGCGATCGGGACCCGGATCTTCGGCTGCGACGATTGCCAGGAAGTCTGCCCCTGGAACCGCTTCGCCACGCCGACGTCGAATCCCGACTTCGCGGCGCGCCCCGAGCAGCAGACGCCCGAGCTGATTCCGCTCCTCGCCATGGACGAGGCCGCCTTCACCGATCGCTTTCAAGGGACCGGACTCCGCAGGGCTGGCCGGAATCGGTTCGTCCGAAACGTCGCGGTGGCTCTGGGGAATCTCGGCGACCCGCGGGCGATACCGGGGCTCCGCCGCGCCCTCCTCGAGGACCCGGACCGCTTCGTGCGCGGCCACGCCGCATGGGCGCTCGGCAGGATCGCCGCATCCGACGCGACCGAGGCACTCCGCGCCGCCGCGATGTCCGAGCGGGACGCGGAAGTGCTCGGCGAGATCGAGTATGCTTTGGGGACGACGACGGGCGATCGATCGCCCCTACACGCGACTCCAGGGAGGTAG
- a CDS encoding TldD/PmbA family protein, whose protein sequence is MSLESPISRRDFIRNGALLSTAILAGSAGAIPWLKGAGVAEAALMGIGQELRDVLNLETVNRILIEALARGGDFADLFAEQRFRTSIVLDDGKIDSVTYGYPRGAGVRVFRRHQTGYAFSDDIAYSSLLDAARVASSIVQNQSPVRPLDVTPRRIPPAFTLVAPAPLMGEPMKFDLLRRMDAAARGADPRIVSVRIDYVDEVRDILIGTSDGAYVIDRQYLVSIVCVPTAAQGSERRSGFSSLGGRVDQDYFPRRDPEAVAREAARQAITLLTADPAPAGAMPVVIGPGWGGVLIHESFGHASEGDGISRGTSFLSGRIGTKIASPLLRVIDDARWANGRGSYTVDDEGTPGQRTALIDGGVLQSYLLDRQSAGLLSMRSTGNGRRMTYRQWPIPRMTNTYIDRGVSDPASLLNGITKGFYAAEMGGGSVDTTSGNFNFAVRLGHLIENGQITKPVRGAILIGNSLETMGKIEGIGNDLVVEQTRGTCGKDGQMVPVGVGQPTVRFSSITVGGTAI, encoded by the coding sequence ATGTCTCTTGAGAGCCCGATCTCGCGGCGGGACTTCATTCGAAACGGCGCGCTCCTCTCGACGGCGATCCTGGCCGGGAGCGCCGGCGCCATTCCGTGGCTCAAGGGGGCCGGCGTGGCCGAGGCGGCGCTCATGGGGATCGGCCAGGAGCTTCGCGATGTCCTGAACCTCGAGACCGTCAATCGGATCCTCATCGAGGCGCTGGCCCGCGGCGGCGATTTCGCCGATCTCTTCGCGGAGCAGCGCTTCCGCACTTCGATCGTTCTCGACGACGGGAAAATCGACTCGGTCACGTACGGGTACCCGCGCGGCGCCGGGGTGCGCGTCTTCCGCCGCCACCAGACCGGCTACGCTTTCTCCGACGACATCGCCTACTCCAGCCTGCTCGACGCGGCCCGGGTCGCTTCGAGCATCGTGCAGAATCAGAGCCCGGTCCGGCCGCTCGACGTGACGCCGCGCAGGATTCCGCCTGCCTTCACGCTCGTGGCCCCCGCGCCGCTGATGGGGGAGCCGATGAAGTTCGACCTGCTCCGCCGCATGGACGCCGCGGCCCGGGGCGCCGACCCCCGGATCGTCTCGGTTCGGATCGACTACGTCGACGAGGTCCGCGACATCCTGATCGGCACCTCGGACGGCGCGTACGTGATCGACCGGCAGTATCTCGTCTCGATCGTGTGCGTGCCGACCGCGGCGCAGGGCTCGGAGCGCCGGAGCGGCTTCTCCTCGCTCGGCGGTCGGGTCGACCAGGACTACTTCCCGCGCCGCGATCCGGAGGCGGTCGCACGCGAGGCGGCCCGACAGGCGATCACGCTCTTGACCGCGGACCCGGCTCCGGCCGGCGCGATGCCGGTCGTCATCGGGCCGGGATGGGGCGGCGTCCTGATCCACGAATCGTTCGGCCACGCCTCGGAAGGGGACGGGATCAGCCGCGGCACCTCGTTCCTGAGCGGCCGGATCGGCACCAAGATCGCGTCGCCGCTCCTCCGCGTCATCGACGACGCGCGGTGGGCCAACGGCCGCGGCTCCTACACGGTGGACGACGAGGGGACGCCGGGACAACGGACCGCCCTGATCGACGGTGGCGTTCTCCAGTCGTACCTCCTCGACCGGCAGAGCGCGGGCCTCCTCTCGATGCGCTCGACCGGGAACGGCCGCCGGATGACCTACCGCCAGTGGCCGATCCCGCGCATGACCAACACCTACATCGACCGCGGCGTCAGCGACCCGGCGTCGCTCCTGAACGGGATCACGAAGGGGTTCTACGCGGCGGAGATGGGAGGCGGCTCGGTCGACACCACGAGCGGGAACTTCAACTTCGCGGTCCGCCTGGGACACCTGATCGAGAACGGGCAGATCACGAAGCCCGTTCGCGGCGCCATCCTGATCGGAAATTCCCTGGAGACCATGGGCAAGATCGAGGGCATCGGGAACGACCTCGTCGTCGAGCAGACGCGCGGTACTTGCGGCAAGGACGGCCAGATGGTGCCGGTCGGCGTCGGCCAGCCGACCGTGCGCTTCTCCTCGATCACGGTCGGGGGGACGGCGATCTAG
- a CDS encoding TldD/PmbA family protein, producing MAVQTSTTIQETLERVRTLAERSGAAEAETYFEFITLAEARVREREVELIQQSAITGLGLRVLRDRKMGFLYTTDLRRNVIDELVLRTIALADQATPRDENKLPDQAFPPQGNLEIFDDAIAAMRPEQLIPLARSMEDNAVARDQKIQTTLDTRAGYAIGEVHFSNTFIPYQVFRSTTSWLTCTAVATDGDQKREGTYSDRKRIFLDLNTPERIGRKAAERALARLGAKPVPSTKVPVIFEAEAAGAFVGGLFGAFNGLNVIEQRSFLAGRKGQQIASPLVTIVDDGIQRRGLGSRPFDGEGSQTRKTVVVENGVLARFLHTVSTARRHNVQPTGNAARGYDSLPTVGPTNFYIDSGSSKPDAMIQEVPRGLYVTGTAGFGFDIAAGEYSQQVEGHWIEGGKLVRPVEGITVAGKLGDMLLGIDAVGRDLEFRTTFAAPTIRFKELTIGGV from the coding sequence ATGGCGGTCCAGACTTCCACCACCATCCAGGAGACGCTCGAGCGGGTGCGGACCCTGGCGGAACGTTCCGGGGCCGCCGAAGCGGAGACCTACTTCGAGTTCATCACGCTCGCCGAGGCGCGCGTCCGCGAGCGGGAGGTCGAGCTGATCCAGCAGTCGGCGATCACCGGCCTCGGCCTCCGCGTGCTGCGCGACCGGAAGATGGGGTTCCTCTACACGACCGACCTGAGGCGCAACGTCATCGACGAGCTTGTCCTGCGCACCATCGCGCTCGCCGACCAGGCGACGCCGCGCGACGAGAACAAGCTTCCCGACCAGGCGTTCCCGCCGCAGGGAAACCTCGAGATCTTCGACGATGCCATCGCGGCGATGCGGCCCGAGCAGCTCATCCCGCTCGCCCGCTCCATGGAGGACAACGCGGTGGCGCGGGATCAGAAGATCCAGACCACGCTCGACACGCGTGCGGGCTACGCGATCGGCGAGGTTCATTTCTCGAATACCTTCATCCCGTACCAGGTATTCCGGTCCACCACCTCCTGGCTCACCTGCACGGCCGTGGCGACGGACGGCGACCAGAAGCGCGAGGGGACGTACTCCGATCGGAAGCGGATCTTCCTGGACCTGAATACGCCCGAGCGGATCGGGCGAAAGGCGGCCGAGCGCGCGCTCGCGAGGCTGGGAGCCAAGCCGGTCCCGTCGACCAAGGTACCGGTCATCTTCGAGGCCGAGGCGGCGGGCGCCTTCGTGGGAGGTCTCTTCGGCGCATTCAACGGATTGAACGTGATCGAGCAGCGGTCGTTCCTCGCCGGCCGGAAGGGCCAGCAGATCGCCTCGCCCCTCGTCACCATCGTGGACGACGGCATCCAGCGCCGCGGCCTCGGGTCCCGTCCGTTCGACGGTGAGGGATCGCAGACGCGAAAGACGGTGGTCGTGGAGAACGGGGTCCTCGCGCGCTTTCTCCACACCGTCTCGACCGCGCGGCGCCACAACGTCCAGCCGACCGGGAACGCCGCCCGCGGATACGATTCGCTCCCGACGGTCGGCCCCACGAACTTCTACATCGACAGCGGGTCGTCCAAGCCGGACGCGATGATCCAGGAAGTGCCCCGGGGGCTCTACGTCACCGGAACGGCCGGGTTTGGCTTCGACATCGCGGCGGGCGAGTACTCGCAGCAGGTCGAAGGACACTGGATCGAGGGCGGAAAGCTCGTCCGACCGGTGGAGGGCATCACCGTCGCCGGCAAGCTCGGCGACATGCTCCTGGGAATCGACGCCGTGGGGCGGGACCTCGAGTTCCGCACCACCTTCGCGGCCCCCACCATCCGCTTCAAGGAGCTCACGATCGGGGGCGTGTAG
- a CDS encoding DUF2203 family protein has product GEERIGHWHPIDAGFSGRRPLEELA; this is encoded by the coding sequence GCGGAGAGGAGCGGATCGGGCATTGGCATCCGATCGACGCAGGCTTTTCGGGACGTCGCCCGCTCGAAGAGCTGGCCTGA
- a CDS encoding DUF2203 family protein encodes MLGLRSIMERIRNKIFSVEEANGLIPTLEKALAELSVLGREITTLRRELEVLSAIESAGASGSNPDVRALREKEHAYSARLERFRQSLTAVSHHGCVIRDLELGL; translated from the coding sequence ATGCTAGGGTTACGGTCGATCATGGAGCGGATCCGGAACAAGATATTCTCGGTCGAGGAAGCGAACGGCCTGATTCCGACACTGGAAAAGGCCCTGGCCGAGCTGAGCGTCCTGGGCCGCGAGATCACGACCCTCCGCAGAGAGCTCGAGGTCCTCTCGGCCATCGAGAGCGCCGGCGCGAGCGGATCGAACCCGGACGTGCGCGCCCTCCGTGAGAAGGAGCACGCGTACTCGGCGCGGCTAGAGCGCTTTCGCCAGTCGCTCACGGCGGTATCCCACCACGGTTGCGTCATTCGCGATCTCGAGCTGGGCCT
- a CDS encoding amidase, with amino-acid sequence MIDGVETATTASDAARRFRDGSLTPTDLTDEILERISRENPRLNAYYEVFASEARGSAAQAARELKQGRDRGPLHGIPVAIKDLFDVAGHVTTAGAHPGFHPPPARVDSDVVARLRAAGAVLLGKAALHEWAFGVSTNNPHFGPTRNPHDATRIPGGSSGGSGAALAAGLAVLALGTDTGGSIRIPAALCSVVGLKPTYGLVSLRGVTPLSRSLDHGGPMANSVEDAFLLLEAISDFRRSAAPRPRILIPRSFFFDDVDPRIVELVREAASRLGETETLDAGNPEGTWDANTVILLSDAVAFHEQRLREHPDWFGGALAERMSRGFEIRGIDYARARDVQREWTEFLTALLGDHSVLAAPTTPIPATTIGDREGAELARVMTRLTAPFNLAGVPVLSLPIGKVDGLPVGMQLVAAPGRESLLWEAARETAPE; translated from the coding sequence GTGATCGATGGAGTGGAGACGGCCACGACTGCCTCCGACGCGGCCCGGCGATTTCGGGACGGGTCCCTGACGCCGACGGACCTGACGGACGAGATTCTGGAGCGGATCTCCCGCGAGAATCCGAGGCTCAATGCCTACTACGAGGTCTTCGCCTCCGAGGCGCGCGGGTCCGCCGCCCAAGCGGCGCGCGAGCTCAAGCAAGGCCGCGACCGCGGGCCGCTTCACGGCATCCCGGTCGCGATCAAGGATCTCTTCGACGTCGCCGGTCACGTGACGACCGCGGGCGCCCATCCCGGGTTTCACCCGCCCCCCGCGCGCGTGGACAGCGACGTGGTGGCGCGGCTTCGCGCGGCGGGGGCGGTCCTGCTCGGAAAGGCCGCGCTCCACGAGTGGGCGTTCGGGGTGAGCACGAACAATCCTCATTTCGGCCCGACGCGGAATCCTCACGACGCGACCCGGATTCCGGGCGGCTCGTCGGGCGGATCGGGCGCGGCGCTCGCGGCGGGCCTGGCGGTTCTGGCGCTGGGCACGGACACCGGCGGATCGATCCGGATTCCCGCGGCCCTGTGCAGCGTGGTCGGCCTCAAGCCCACGTATGGCCTCGTGAGCCTGCGCGGCGTCACCCCGCTCTCGCGCTCGCTCGATCACGGCGGGCCGATGGCGAATTCGGTCGAGGACGCGTTCCTTCTCCTCGAGGCGATCTCGGACTTTCGCCGGAGCGCGGCGCCGCGGCCGAGGATTCTCATCCCTCGGAGCTTCTTCTTCGACGACGTCGACCCGCGGATCGTCGAGCTGGTCCGGGAGGCGGCGTCCCGGCTTGGCGAGACCGAGACGCTGGACGCCGGGAATCCGGAAGGGACGTGGGACGCCAACACCGTGATTCTCCTGAGCGACGCGGTTGCGTTCCACGAGCAGCGTCTCCGGGAGCATCCGGATTGGTTCGGCGGCGCCCTCGCCGAGCGCATGAGCCGCGGTTTCGAGATCCGGGGCATCGACTACGCGCGCGCGAGGGACGTGCAGCGCGAATGGACGGAATTCCTGACGGCGCTGCTCGGAGACCATTCGGTCCTCGCCGCGCCGACGACGCCGATTCCCGCCACCACGATCGGAGACCGCGAGGGCGCCGAGCTGGCGCGGGTGATGACCCGCCTCACCGCCCCGTTCAACCTCGCGGGCGTTCCCGTGCTCTCGCTCCCCATCGGGAAGGTCGACGGGCTGCCGGTCGGCATGCAGCTCGTGGCCGCCCCCGGCCGCGAGTCTCTTCTCTGGGAGGCGGCGCGGGAGACCGCCCCTGAGTAG
- the nth gene encoding endonuclease III — protein MDVRLLISRLREAYPDAACALEHENPFQLLVATILSAQCTDARVNMVTPGLFARFPDAAAMSRASQGELEEIIRSTGFYRNKAKAIRAASERIMETFGGTVPRSMEELLTLAGVARKTANVVLGVGYGLSEGVVVDTHVQRISRRLGLSRGKTPEQVERDLMALLPQEDWIDFAHLLIFHGRRTCAARGPICADCPVVDLCPSGPYFLGGQTPPWERRARAPKGKAAAPRRTAAAASKKKHPAKKKGPAKRNVAARRKGSAKRKSPVAAKPGRGPARGRRAR, from the coding sequence ATGGATGTCCGCCTGCTGATCAGCCGGCTTCGGGAGGCCTACCCCGACGCGGCCTGCGCGCTCGAGCACGAGAACCCCTTCCAGCTTCTGGTCGCCACCATTCTCTCGGCCCAGTGCACCGATGCTCGGGTGAACATGGTGACGCCGGGACTCTTTGCCCGATTCCCGGACGCCGCCGCCATGAGCCGGGCGAGTCAGGGAGAGCTCGAGGAGATCATCCGCTCGACCGGCTTCTACCGGAACAAGGCGAAGGCGATCCGCGCGGCCTCGGAGCGGATCATGGAAACGTTCGGGGGAACCGTCCCGCGATCGATGGAGGAGCTTCTCACGCTCGCCGGGGTCGCGCGAAAGACGGCCAACGTCGTCCTCGGCGTCGGGTACGGCTTGTCCGAGGGCGTCGTGGTCGATACCCACGTCCAGCGGATCTCGCGCAGACTCGGGTTGAGCCGCGGGAAGACGCCCGAGCAGGTGGAGCGGGATCTCATGGCGTTGCTCCCGCAGGAGGACTGGATCGACTTCGCGCATCTCCTCATCTTCCACGGCCGCCGCACCTGCGCGGCGCGGGGCCCGATCTGCGCCGACTGCCCGGTGGTCGATCTCTGCCCGAGCGGGCCCTATTTCCTGGGCGGCCAAACCCCGCCGTGGGAGCGAAGGGCGCGCGCGCCGAAGGGGAAGGCCGCCGCGCCGAGGCGAACGGCAGCCGCCGCGTCAAAGAAGAAGCATCCCGCGAAGAAGAAAGGTCCCGCGAAACGGAACGTCGCCGCAAGGCGGAAGGGCTCGGCAAAGCGGAAGAGCCCGGTGGCGGCGAAACCAGGGCGGGGACCCGCCCGGGGCAGGAGGGCCCGGTGA